One window from the genome of Sebastes umbrosus isolate fSebUmb1 chromosome 12, fSebUmb1.pri, whole genome shotgun sequence encodes:
- the LOC119499151 gene encoding anti-dorsalizing morphogenic protein codes for MFVLFVLSLASLVCSTTARPSTSSYLENHFSNDSEEVRSAAIKRLLEVFGMDDPPAIQGHKQPPQYMLDLYNTVADVNGVTRDPYLLEGNTVRSFFDKLRSEQVEFRFNLSSVARSEKVLTAELHLFKLRPQATLTFNRHHFCQVSVFQLLDTSKNNSTQDRKLLSSRLIPVHSTGWEVFTITQAVRSWMVDEGSNVGLHVVVRTLGGSQMDLKLIRFASGRNHHQSKQPMLVLFTDDGRRSATLESPDPNDTTATSSLPTAPMSGPSSRSVRSVDYSEEEGTSSPCQRQPLYVDFEEIGWSGWIVSPRGYNAYHCKGSCPFPLGQNMRPTNHATVQSIINALKLIKGIDTPCCVPDKLFSINLLYFDDDENVVLKQYNDMVAGSCGCH; via the exons ATGTTTGTGCTGTTTGTGCTCAGCTTGGCCTCTCTGGTGTGCTCCACCACCGCCAGGCCTTCCACCAGCAGCTACCTGGAGAACCATTTCTCCAACGACTCAGAGGAAGTAAGATCAGCTGCCATCAAGAGACTTTTGGAGGTTTTCGGCATGGATGACCCTCCTGCTATCCAAGGACACAAGCAGCCACCTCAGTACATGCTCGACCTGTACAACACGGTGGCTGATGTGAACGGTGTGACCAGGGACCCGTATCTTCTGGAGGGCAACACAGTGCGCAGCTTCTTTGACAAAT TGCGCAGTGAACAGGTGGAGTTCAGGTTCAACTTGTCCTCGGTTGCCAGATCTGAGAAGGTTCTCACTGCAGAGCTCCATCTCTTCAAGCTGCGACCTCAGGCAACGCTGACGTTCAACAGGCACCATTTCTGCCAG GTTAGTGTTTTTCAGCTGCTTGACACCAGCAAAAACAACAGCACACAGGACAGGAAGCTGCTGTCTTCTCGACTTATCCCAGTCCACTCTACTGGTTGGGAAGTGTTCACCATTACACAAGCA GTCCGCTCCTGGATGGTAGACGAAGGCAGCAACGTGGGGCTCCACGTGGTGGTTCGGACCCTGGGAGGAAGCCAGATGGATCTGAAACTGATCCGCTTCGCTTCAGGACGCAACCACCACCAGAGCAAACAGCCCATGTTGGTCCTCTTCACTGATGACGGCCGCCGCTCGGCTACTCTTGAAAGCCCAG ACCCAAACGATACTACAGCCACTTCCAGCCTGCCCACGGCCCCCATGTCAGGCCCCTCCTCCCGCAGCGTCCGCTCCGTGGACTACAGCGAGGAGGAAGGTACGTCCTCGCCCTGCCAGCGCCAGCCCCTCTACGTCGACTTCGAGGAGATCGGCTGGTCGGGCTGGATTGTGTCTCCCCGGGGCTACAACGCTTACCACTGCAAAGGCTCCTGCCCCTTCCCTCTGGGTCAGAACATGAGGCCGACCAACCACGCCACCGTCCAGTCCATCATCAACGCCCTAAAGCTGATCAAAGGCATCGATACGCCGTGCTGTGTGCCCGACAAGCTCTTCTCCATCAACTTGCTCTACTTCGACGACGATGAGAATGTGGTGCTGAAACAGTATAACGACATGGTGGCCGGAAGCTGTGGCTGCCACTGA